The following DNA comes from Scyliorhinus canicula chromosome 26, sScyCan1.1, whole genome shotgun sequence.
GAAATCTTTCACACGTGGCTTGGAATCTGCCTCCAGATTGACTCCGAGGAGGGAATTGGATAATGTCATGTTCTGAATCAGGGAAAGCTGGGTAATTTGAGCTCATCGTCTCTCACCTGGAGCCCATCCAGCCATTATGTGCCTCCTTCCACAGTGCCTGACACTGTGAATTGGATCAAGGCAGTGTGCAGAGGGAAGATTTCTATCCGTTACCATGAACAAACCCCCTTCTCCCCGACCCCGCCCAAGATACAAAGACAATGTTCTATCAGAGTGTGCTCCCTAGTCCCTGATGAAAGCTGGCCTTGTCTTGGCGATCTGCGGGAATGGGATTGCGAACGGCTGTGACTGTCTCTCCTTGAATTGTGCGATTAAATCACTTGCCCACCGAGTGGGGAGGGCAGACTCCCCAAAGAGCTTCCTCTGAAGAGGGCTGACCCCACTACCAGGTCTGGAATGAGGCGGTGCTGCTGGGGACTGAATGCTTCACCTACTCTACGCAGCATCCCCCCTGTGTCCGCTGTTCAAGCACAGGTATTCATTCACCAGTTCCCAATACAACCTGCCCACAGCCTAACAGCTCCCGTCTGCTCCGGACCGAAGGCTAACGTTACCAGGTGGGAAAGCTGGGAGGGAGGTTGGTTTGCGGCATTTGGAAATGTGACCTTTGCTCTTTGACGGGGACTGGACTCAAGCTGACTTGTATTTGGCTGGTGTTCCCtcagttgggtgggtggggtggggggggggggggggggggtgggggggaaagaaagCAGATGCTCTGACTCGTGGTCACTCTCTAAGAGAGCTTGCTGCGCCTCGATGCCCACCACGCGGTCGGATTTGGCACTTGCTCGCCGTAAGCTGCTATGATATGGACAGTTACCAGTTTGACGGATGACACTGGGGGCACCTGGGGTTCTGCAGGCAGGCCCAGGCGCCCTCCCCCTTACCGCCCGCCGCCGTCACTCGTTCTCGCCTGACCCCAGCTTCGGGCCGGGTCGGCCGGCTGCCTCGCTGCCGCCCTGGTTTTGGAGGAAGGTGCGCAGTTTCTGGCGCTGGCTGGGCGGGCGGCTGTCGGAGCTGGCCCTGGGCGGCGAGGGCAAACAGTGGTCGCTCTGCAGCAGGTGGACGAAGCCGGAGAAGTGGGTGCCCAAGCCGACCATCAtattctctcggatgctgttcaccGTCTCCTCATCACATTCCAGAAGACTCCTGAGCAGCTTGTTGTAATACCTGCAGGCAAGACAAGAATTGCAGAGACAGATGTCATTGGAGCTCGCCTTGACATGTCGAAAGGGGAATTCAAAGCCAAGAATTATCACCGAGGACCCTCAATGAAGACATATCTTTCAGTGTTGACCAAGGTTTAGTGGCGGgtgtggaagggaagttaatgTGAGGATTAGTTGGCCGCTTATAGAATCCATTAATATTAgttgctgtggggcagcacggtggcgcagtgggttagccctgctgcctcacggcgccgaggtcccaggttctccaCCCTATCCTAGCCCCttaacctccacctccaccctatccccttaacccagaaaccccacccgtcacgaaaggcaattttggacactgagggcagttgatcatggccaatccatctaacctgctcgtctttggactgtgggaggaaaccggagcacccggaggaaacccacgcagacgcggggagaacgtgcagactccgcacagacaatgacccaagccggaatcgaacctgggaccctggagctgtgaagcaattgtgctgaccactgtgctaccgtgctgccccaacaacccaaagatgtgcagggtaggtggattgtccacgctaaatgccccttaattggagaaaaatcaattggttactctaaatttctaaaaaaaaaatattagttGCTATTAAAGAAAAAGCGTGCAAAAGCATGATGGGATtgcttgactatattttaacaaTGCTTCTGGACAAAACTCAGAAGGTCAGATaacgtaaacaaaatactgcttaatattttatTCTCGGCCTTATCATGATAACATGTTCTCCCGAAGGACAACAAATTGTGTGTGAGAACCTTCTGTCACTATTATTATTTGTGCAGCTGTGGGAAAGCCTCTGACTCTCTGTACGTCCTTGGAATGTCCCACAGGGTCAATAAACCACTGTCAAAAGTGTCGCCCACCGCCTAAGCTGGGTTGTGCCTAGTCAGGTCGCACAAAGAGAGGCGACCACTTCACATATTTGGtgctacctcatggcaccgaggacacccccccccccccacaccctattCTCCTTCAACTAGGATCCTGGGACATCTAGGATGGCTATCCGTCCATCTCAATCTACCGCATGTGAccttgcagcgctccctcagccacGGCAATGGAGTGTCAGCCAGGGTTTGGCAATGTCCGCGACACAGTTTCCATGGCCTGTCCAAAAGcacggtcctgggggggggtcacTCTCGCAGCTCCGAGATGAATCAGCCAATGGCCATGATGATTTAATTTGGCCGTGCGATGCACGGATGGCGAGCAGAGGCACTCCAGTAAGAGTGGGACGGATATTTAGAGATGTCGTGCCTCACAGCTAGAACCTGGCCCAGAAAATATTCAGGTAGACAAGGTGAATGAGTCAAAAGTACATTTTCCTTTCACTGATGGGATCATTGGGAATGTTGGAcaaaaggaacatagaacatagaacagtacagcacagaacaggcccttcggccctcaatgttgtgccgagccatgatcaccctactcaaacccacgtatccaccctatacccgtaacccaacaacccccccttaaccttacatttattaggacactacgggcaatttagcatggccaatccacctaacccgcacatctttggactgtgggaggaaaccggagcacccggaggaaacccacgcacacagggggaggacgtgcagactccgcacagacagtgacccagccgggaatcgaacctgggaccctgaagtttATCCATGGATGGTATTTGCAACACCGTACCTGTTTTTGAAgtaggcagggagctggatgaCCTCTGTTATAGCGGCAGTGTTGTGTCTCGCCATGGTGCAAATGTTCAGTTTCCTGTAACACTCCTCCTGGATGTCCGCGATCATCTTTTGAAAAGCAGAGCACCGGCGGATGGTGAAGAAAGCTCTGGAAGTGATCCCGTTAACGATGCACTTCAAACTGTCCTTGACGAAGGCTTTTCCCTGCATTGTAGAAATACTCGTCAGTCCGTAAACGTGGTCTGTGCGTCAACTGTGCACTGGAAATAACCTCAAAAAAGACCTTGCCCCAGAACGTTCAaatcaaaagcatcagcaatgtCAATGTCCCAAGCTCCTCCCTTCCCTGATCTCAACCAGTCTAATGGCCCGAGTTCTGTTGActaacatcatagaacatagaacagtacagcacagaacaggcccttcggccctcaatgttgtgccgagccatgatcaccctactcaaacccacgtatccaccctatacccgtaacccaacaacccccccttaaccttacttttttattaggacactacgggcaatttatcacggccaatccacctaacccgcacatctttggactatgggaggaaaccggagcacccggaggaaacccacgcacacacggggaggacgtgcagactccgcacagacagtgacccagccgggaatcgaacctgggaccctggagctgtgaagcattgatgctaaccaccatgctaccctgctgccccttggagCTTTCTACTCCAACTTGAGGCCACAGGCTTGCTGATGGCAGATGTAAAGTGTTCCATTGTTTTGGATGCATCTTTAGCCTCATTCAGCCTGCACCCCAAGAAAACCCTTCCCCTCTACAGTTTATGTTTCAAACCTGTTGCTGACTGTTGATGTTCACTGATACCAAGCTTTCTAATCCTACCGAACCATGATGAGGCTTGGCAAGAAACGTATAAAGTTATGATGGGAATGGATAAGGTGGaaacagggaggttgtttccactggcgggtgaaattagaattggggggcatagcctcaatataaggggaagcagatttaggactgagttgaggaggaacttcttcacccaaaggggttgtgaacctgtggaattccctgcccagtgaagcagttgaggctgcctCGTCAAGGCAacgatagatagatttttgagcaGTAAAGTAATTAAAGGTTagggcaggcattgtcaaactcgggtgCGCCTCCcatgggagggtcgcggagccgtccgtgacggcgctcccgatcgcgcaaatctgtgcCGCCTGTTAATAACggcagctgcaagcggccttcaaaatggctgcgaacacgtaaaaaataaaaatgcggccgcactgcgcatgtgcgccgatgatctgccacgcatgcgcagtgcggccaccttttttttaaacggtcgcaacTTTTCGTTTTACAAGTTTGGGCGAGGgttttgttcatttattttattcatttaatttttttaagttcggggggggggggtttctgaaaAGATTTTACCGGGAaaaaactttggacagatggagactccatactttccgacactggaaggcttcaccttcatccaacatggttccattggaggagcgtgtacgaggggccaaagggacccaaaaccatttcctccatttttgtcagcagcaaacaaggttagagaaaatggtgggtcgcgaagtttggccggcgtgggtcgcgaagttcggccggttggtaaaaatgggtccccggaaaaaaagtttggggGAGGCACATGATCTTCAGGACACTGACTATTCTACTTCTAGTTTTCTTGGAGGCTTCTGGTCATTTGGCTAATGCATCACTCCATTAATAtcatgattagcactgttgcttcacagctccagggtcccaggttcgattcccggctgggtcactgtctgtgcggagtctgcacgtcctccccctgtgtgcgtgggtttcctccgggtgctccggtttcctcccacagtccaaagatgtgcgggttaggtggattggccatgctaaattgcccgtagtgtcctaaaaagtaaggttaagggggggttgttgggttacgggtatagggtggatacgttggtttgagtagggtgatcattgctcggcacaacatcgagggccgaagggcctgttctgtgctgtactgttctatgttctatgtgtgcgtgggtcctccgggtgctccggtttcctcccacagtccaaagacgtgtaggttaggtggattggccgtgataaaaattacccttagtgtccaaaaaggataggtggggttactgggttacgggacagGGTGGTGGCGTGGGGGCTCAAGTAGggcgttctttccaagggccagtgcagactcgatgggccgaatggcctccttctgcactgtaaattctatgattctatcatcatGGTCTCATTCACAAAACCAATGCCTGTCCTACATTTTTAACATCTTCTCCCTGCCTGTTGTGCCAAGAGTTAATGCTAACTTGAGTAAAGTAGACACAATGATAGATACACGTGCAGGACAGAGCAGAAAGAAGTCCATCTTTAGAGGCTCTTTCTCTTGCTCCCACCTTGACCTTGAGTTTCCTGGATGCAGGTTTGGTTCCCTAACATGCTGCTGGTTCCCTCGTTCATCGCGGGCTGAAGGTTGACAGGTGAGGCAGTGCAGTCTGTAGTCCACGGGACCTGTACGTTAATAATTAATAAACCTGGACTATCAAGCTAAGTCTCGGTAACAGTGACCGTGAAGCTACTGCTTTGTGGCAAAAAAAaacccccatctggttcactcatgtcctttagagaaggaactcTGCCCTCCTTTCCCGGTCTGACccaaatgtgactccagagccacagccatGTGACTGactctgaaccccctcccccccctctgaaACGGTCGAGCGAGGCTCCCAGGTGTTGGGAAAACCACTGCGATGGATGTCAGCATTTGGATGAGATGGCCCGCTGTCTTCTCAATGGACGGCAGATATTgactttgtcaatctctccatcCCCATGGATGAATAGAAAATGAAAACGGTGAGCGGCGGGCATCTCAATGAATCTCAAAAGTTTCAATGGAACGATCTTTGAGTGCTTCAAAGTCTTTCTCCAAAGGCTACTCCCAAGATCAGAGAAAGCTTGTGGATATGTTACCCTAATCTCCTCCAGATCCGCCCTCTGGCCCATTGTTGCAAGCGTGTGTTTACGATTCCACCTCCCTTATGACTACTTTCTTTGTGTGCTACAAGTACAATGCAATGTGATAGAATACTATGTAAGACATAATTGAAACAGCGTCCGTTTCGTATCCAGGCGTATCAGCAGATCTACAATATTCAAATCTCAGACCAGACcctaacagttgctaggatactggacaaaatgttttattttaatttggaaGACTCAGGAAAGTATGCTTTGCACCAGGGGTGATTCCATTCACAAATAGGGACACGATATATTAAACGAAACGTTactactaacacagtattaaactaaGCTTAACATCATACAAGAAATAGCTTACAATGACTATTTAAACAAAACTTAGCAATAAAACAAAACACTTTAACTCCCAACTGCTAACTTTTTATCTCCAATCaggcaaaacccatctcaggtcaaaatccattttaaatacagttagcaaacacaggaatacTTGATGTCTTGGAGAAACCGCTTTTAGAGGGAGCATTCAGGAAACAGCCTGtcgattcttgcctgtgtcaaactactgtCCAACCTGCCAGCGTTTGGCAAAAATCTCCTGTTCTGTTCACAGCAAAATCTAAACTGCAACTCAACACCTGGCTGCTTCAGCCccgggctcctcccattaaccaatcatctctatcccactaaTTGGGTTATAACCATCTTAGTAAATCTAACCACAACCCCATAATTATCGAAACCCCAGTGACccttctttatataaacaaaattccatgagCCCTATTCAGGTAATTACTTTCCatagttggaatgaatgatgatctcatATTTACAATGCTTTAGTTAtcccttttgtagccacagtgtctGCCTGTCTTTTGAACCAGAATGTTTGAACACCCTGATTGCAGTAGATACATACACGCACTAACCAGGCTTTTCAGCAAAGTGGCAGCAGATACAAAAACTACAATAGCTGTCTGAAATCCCTGCATTCATCATGACTCCTGGGATGTTGAGTCTTTAACCAATGTCAAAGCTTAACATGAAAATGAAGAAGGCATCACAAAGACCAAAGAATTCTTGGTAAGACCATTGTATCCAATATGATGTTCTAGTTGTCCAGTAGGGATCATTGGTCAGGGTAACAATCTTATTTCATACCTCGCAGTTTCGAGGCACGTTATAATTTTTGTCGTGAGGTTTTGCCCATGTTTCCCTTACTGCTATGATTAGGAGATGTAACTAAACTCA
Coding sequences within:
- the stc1 gene encoding stanniocalcin-1, which codes for MLHKSALFALLVSVQLGARSAGDEIAPPVEDKDSLTPRRTRLSGQNSAEIIRCLNNALHVGCGAFACLENSTCDTNGMYGICRSFLYSAAKFDTQGKAFVKDSLKCIVNGITSRAFFTIRRCSAFQKMIADIQEECYRKLNICTMARHNTAAITEVIQLPAYFKNRYYNKLLRSLLECDEETVNSIRENMMVGLGTHFSGFVHLLQSDHCLPSPPRASSDSRPPSQRQKLRTFLQNQGGSEAAGRPGPKLGSGENE